From Haloarcula rubripromontorii, the proteins below share one genomic window:
- a CDS encoding DUF7521 family protein has protein sequence MLGANAVLLIGMKTVTLFCGVVLTTLTYRAYRRTQAPAMRALCFGIGFVTLGAILGGSLHQLVGMPVAQSVTVEELFTAAGFFILTYSLYTDQPTTTT, from the coding sequence ATGCTCGGAGCGAACGCAGTGCTGTTAATCGGGATGAAGACAGTCACACTGTTCTGTGGTGTGGTACTGACGACGTTGACCTACCGCGCATACCGTCGCACGCAGGCACCGGCGATGCGGGCGCTCTGTTTCGGCATCGGGTTCGTCACGCTGGGCGCGATACTCGGCGGGAGCCTCCACCAGCTCGTCGGGATGCCGGTAGCACAGAGTGTCACTGTCGAAGAACTGTTCACCGCTGCTGGGTTCTTTATCCTGACGTACTCGCTGTACACCGATCAACCGACCACGACGACCTGA